The following coding sequences are from one Methanobrevibacter olleyae window:
- the cobI gene encoding precorrin-2 C(20)-methyltransferase has protein sequence MEKGRLYGVSIGPGDPNLITVKAMNIISKCNYIATPHTGNGESLALSIVSKAIDLSDKEIIKLKFPMTKDKNILAQSHKEAAESIEKILDSGNDVVMLNLGDVTIFSTFAYTMDKLLEKNYDVEVIPGVTSFCASASKLKIGLTTMDEPLHIIPATGIDIREALQLPGTKVLMKIGKSMPKLIEVLKELKLENNVYAVQNCGLENEKLSIGLDEFDDEMGYFTIVVVK, from the coding sequence ATGGAAAAAGGAAGATTATATGGAGTAAGTATTGGTCCTGGTGATCCTAACTTAATTACTGTAAAAGCAATGAATATAATATCTAAATGTAATTATATTGCAACGCCACATACAGGAAATGGTGAATCATTAGCATTATCTATTGTATCTAAGGCAATAGACTTATCAGATAAGGAGATAATTAAATTAAAATTTCCCATGACCAAAGATAAAAATATTCTAGCTCAAAGTCATAAAGAAGCTGCAGAATCTATAGAGAAGATTCTTGATAGTGGAAATGATGTTGTTATGTTAAATTTAGGGGATGTTACAATATTTTCAACATTTGCTTATACTATGGATAAATTATTAGAAAAAAATTATGATGTTGAAGTGATTCCTGGAGTAACAAGTTTCTGTGCATCTGCTTCTAAATTAAAGATAGGTTTAACAACTATGGATGAACCTTTACATATAATTCCAGCAACAGGTATTGATATTAGGGAAGCTTTACAATTACCTGGAACAAAAGTTTTAATGAAGATAGGTAAATCCATGCCTAAATTAATTGAAGTATTAAAAGAATTAAAACTTGAAAATAATGTATATGCAGTTCAAAACTGTGGCTTAGAAAACGAAAAGCTTTCTATAGGATTAGATGAATTTGATGATGAGATGGGTTATTTTACTATTGTAGTTGTAAAATAA